A genome region from Pseudanabaena sp. Chao 1811 includes the following:
- a CDS encoding Npun_F0296 family exosortase-dependent surface protein, with translation MKKYLSSTIISATSVLAVSLIAGSANAAGITFTSTLGTNPFPGLTAFDDGTAPGYTFELGGASAASNITSGSSVNVKAAPLGDTSKYLAVQPDPSIEDSVPGFTLGAILYNSPTLLSTFAIYWGSADASNKVEFFNGNTLIQAFTGSDVFGANANGSWTDPKSNRYVTFTASSPNYKFDKIRFSTEQIAFEFDAVAPRPVPAPVVIPGIALAAAFFGSKALKKKQASAGSIA, from the coding sequence ATGAAAAAATACTTATCCTCTACAATTATCTCAGCTACCAGTGTACTTGCGGTTTCCTTGATCGCAGGTTCTGCTAATGCTGCTGGCATCACTTTTACTTCTACCCTTGGTACTAACCCATTCCCAGGGCTGACTGCCTTTGATGATGGTACGGCCCCTGGTTATACGTTTGAATTGGGTGGTGCATCTGCGGCATCAAATATTACGTCGGGTTCTAGTGTTAATGTAAAAGCTGCGCCTTTAGGTGATACCAGTAAGTACTTAGCAGTACAACCAGATCCCTCAATTGAAGATAGTGTACCAGGATTTACTTTAGGTGCTATTTTATACAATTCCCCAACCTTATTAAGTACTTTTGCCATTTATTGGGGTTCGGCTGATGCATCGAATAAAGTTGAATTCTTTAATGGCAATACACTCATTCAAGCATTCACTGGTTCAGATGTTTTTGGCGCTAATGCTAATGGTAGCTGGACTGATCCTAAATCCAATCGTTATGTGACATTTACTGCCAGCAGTCCAAACTATAAATTTGACAAGATCAGGTTCTCTACTGAACAAATCGCTTTCGAGTTTGATGCTGTCGCACCTCGACCAGTTCCTGCTCCTGTAGTTATTCCTGGTATTGCTTTAGCCGCAGCATTTTTCGGTAGCAAGGCTCTCAAGAAAAAACAAGCTAGTGCTGGTTCCATTGCATAG